The following coding sequences are from one Syngnathus acus chromosome 12, fSynAcu1.2, whole genome shotgun sequence window:
- the ggt5b gene encoding glutathione hydrolase 5 proenzyme yields the protein MGKSKWCCCVASTLLCMAALVCVCVAILMFPPCSGGFRHAAVAADSLLCSQVGKNMLQQGGSAVDGAIAALLCTAVVYPQSMGLGGGSVVTVRNKTGKVTVYNFRETVPRNFKSNLLDDCTGSKNMAGSQWIGVPGELRGYEALHKRYGKLPWSKLFEEPVRLAREGLQVPPHLGKILAIPNVKRRMEQSSLCEVFCNNNKSVLETGDIIKFPQLAESMETIAKKGADVFYIGEMALDLIHDVKAAGGTLEMEDLRSYRTRVVDAWTVPLGDRLMHIPPPPAGGALLAFILKIMQGFSMTPHSLEGEGKILFYHHYIEAVKFANGQRRSIRDPFFNSEKSAEHLIDPDFIDHIRTMISSSGTHPPSYYSNVKPPPDHTGTSQVSVLDEDGLAVSATSTINHLFGGGVYSPRTGIILNNELADFCGKVDTLKPGEQPPSSMTPAILESKSGGLLVIGGAGGSMITGAVALSVINHLWLGMSLKEAIDAPIVFVDSKNNVNFPPAFDQSVIDGLKALGHQVGQMQYFFNIVNGVEKEKGCIMAESDARKNGMADGY from the exons ATGGGCAAGTCCAAGTGGTGCTGCTGCGTGGCGAGCACGCTGCTATGCATGGCGGCActcgtgtgcgtgtgcgtggcCATTCTGATGTTCCCGCCGTGCTCGGGCGGATTCCGGCACGCTGCCGTGGCCGCAGACTCGCTGCTTTGCTCTCAGGTTGGCAA GAACATGTTGCAGCAGGGCGGCTCGGCAGTGGACGGCGCCATCGCGGCCCTCCTGTGCACCGCCGTGGTCTACCCTCAGAGTATGGGACTCGGTGGAGGCTCTGTCGTAACAGTTAGAAATAAAACAG GTAAGGTGACGGTCTACAACTTCCGAGAGACTGTCCCACGCAATTTTAAAAGCAACCTGTTAGATGACTGCACTGGCTCAAAAAATATGGCAG GTAGTCAGTGGATTGGAGTTCCCGGTGAGCTGCGGGGCTACGAGGCCCTTCACAAGCGCTATGGCAAGCTGCCGTGGTCCAAGCTCTTCGAGGAGCCCGTAAGATTGGCCAGAGAGGGCCTCCAGGTGCCTCCTCACCTGGGGAAGATTCTTGCCATACCCAATGTGAAAAGAAGAATGGAACAATCATCCCTCTG TGAAGTTttttgcaacaacaacaagagtgTTCTTGAGACAGGAGACATAATCAAGTTTCCTCAACTTGCTGAGAGCATGGAGACAATTGCCAAGAAAGGAGCGGATGTTTTCTACATTGGCGAGATGGCCTTGGATTTAATTCACGACGTCAAAGCCGCAG GTGGGACATTAGAAATGGAGGATCTGAGGTCTTACCGGACAAGGGTGGTGGACGCGTGGACAGTTCCTCTGGGGGACAGGCTGATGCACATCCCTCCACCGCCTGCTGGGGGCGCCCTGCTTGCCTTTATCCTCAAGATCATGCAAG gGTTCTCCATGACACCACATTCCCTGGAAGGGGAAGGAAAAATTCTGTTTTACCACCATTATATAGAGGCCGTCAAATTTGCCAATGGCCAGCGAAGGAGCATTCGTGATCCTTTTTTCAACAGCGAGAAG AGTGCAGAGCATCTGATAGATCCCGACTTTATCGATCATATCAGGACAATGATTTCTTCCAGCGGCACTCACCCGCCGTCGTATTACTCCAACGTCAAGCCGCCGCCCGATCACACGGGAACGTCGCAAGTATCCGTGCTGGATGAAGACGGACTGGCCGTCTCTGCCACCAGCACCATCAACCATCT ATTCGGAGGAGGCGTTTACTCCCCACGTACGGGCATCATCCTTAATAATGAGCTGGCTGACTTCTGCGGGAAAGTAGACACACTGAAGCCTG GTGAGCAGCCTCCCTCCTCAATGACACCAGCAATACTAGAGTCCAAATCTGGGGGGCTTCTTGTGATTGGTGGAGCAGGGGGAAGCATGATCACCGGTGCAGTGGCCTTG TCTGTAATAAATCACCTGTGGCTAGGAATGAGTCTAAAAGAAGCGATCGACGCTCCCATTGTATTTGTGGATTCCAAGAATAATGTCAATTTTCCACCCGCTTTTGACCAG TCTGTAATCGACGGCCTCAAAGCTCTCGGGCATCAAGTTGGACAAatgcagtatttttttaacatcgtGAATGGTGTGGAGAAGGAGAAAGGATGCATTATGGCCGAATCGGACGCAAGGAAGAACGGGATGGCAGATGGATACTGA